One Solanum lycopersicum chromosome 2, SLM_r2.1 genomic region harbors:
- the LOC101266477 gene encoding mitochondrial ATP-independent inner membrane protease subunit 1a, whose product MGLKNLKQLTPFIKEAFQQTLLVAKFLCGIHVVNSYICTLALTQGPSMLPTFSLTGDLVLAERLSTRFEKMQRGDVVLVRSPENPRKIVIKRIMGMGSDTVRYVVDHANNGIEHTIVVPDGHVWIEGDNKFNTNDSRNFGPVPYGLVQGRVFWLVWPPENFGSVGREVQ is encoded by the exons ATGGGTCTGAAAAATCTGAAGCAATTGACGCCTTTTATCAAAGAAGCATTTCAGCAAACATTACTCGTAGCCAAATTCCTCTGTGGTATTCATGTGGTCAACAGCTATATCTGCACCTTAGCTCTC ACTCAAGGTCCAAGCATGCTTCCAACGTTTAGTCTGACTGGAGATCTTGTTTTGGCTGAAAGGCTATCAACTCGGTTTGAGAAAATGCAACGTGGAGATGTAGTGCTAGTGCGTAGCCCTGAGAACCCGAGAAAAATTGTGATCAAAAGAATCATGGGCATGGGTAGTGATACTGTTAGATATGTTGTGGATCATGCAAATAATGGAATAGAACATACTATTGTG GTACCAGATGGACATGTTTGGATTGAAGGGGATAACAAATTCAATACCAACGATTCGAGGAACTTTGGACCTGTACCTTATGGACTTGTACAGGGCAGAGTCTTTTGGCTT GTATGGCCTCCTGAAAATTTTGGATCAGTAGGAAGAGAAGTACAGTAA